CCCTGGAGTTGCTATCATGTTCACTAATTGGTTCAGTGAATCTCCTGATAACAGATGCTACTTCAGATGTATTGCCTCTTTGATCATTTAGTGAACCATCGGGAGAAGGTGAATCTCGAAAAACATCAAAATGCCGTAGAAGAAGTATTGCTGGTGAGTATCTGTAACAATCACATCCCAGAAGTGCATAAAAATCAGAAAACATATTCAAAGAAGTAAATTCCTCTTAGCCTTAGACAGGCAATCAgcttaatatatatacatagttAGCTACATATATGTACTTGTAGTTTCAAAATACACCTTTGAGCTGTCTTGAAAGCTTGAGCCAAAGCAATAGATTTTCTTTCAGACGCCATCAGATCATGACAGTTATATTCCACCACATGCAAGCCCAGTCGACGAGCAACATATCTAACTACAGTTCTCTTCCCACAACCTGCATAATTCTGTTGATCAGAAATACAATATAGGCCATCAATGAATTCAAACAACACCACGTGACTTCTCAAACCAGGTATATTTAtttcaaataagaaaaataacagAATACAAATGGTGATTCACATGGAAAGTAGGGTATAAGGCAACGGAGAACACACCTGCCAAGCCATACAATAGAACTGAAATTCTAAATTTCGAAGAAAGGGCCGATGGACAGAAAGTTGGTGTAAGTATTGAACCCAATATCTTTACTGTGTCTCCTTGCAACGGCACAGGTCCTTCTGGTCCAGCAATTAACAAATCTGGAGGAAGGGCGGATGGTGAACTCCCTCCTAGGACCAGAGCAGTTGAGGTTTTATTGACTCGAAGGAACGGTTCATCTGATGGTTCCATAGCAATGACCTGAGGATATAAGTTACACTCTAACAAGAACCTGACATATTTCTTGAGATTTATGgggaaaaaaatgaactaaatATACCTTGAAGTAGATAAGGTTACTGTCATTTTTCTTATCTGATTTTTGGTTGCACGGAATGCAAATAGTTGAATTGCATTTCCAGTTTATGTTAATCCCAAAAACATCTCCTCTTGACAAATATCTATCGACTTCGAAGTACTTTTGTAATGCTAAGTCAATCATGTCTTGCCGTTCTTTAGATTCAATAGGTGAACTTTCTCTGATAGATTCAAGGATGCCACATTCTGGCATCTTCACAAAAGAAACCCTCAAATGTGATGCAAACCTAAGAGCTTGGGCAAAAGGTGCCAACTCAACATTGATAACATAATCCTCACTGCTTTTTGCAGCATCCTCATTACAAAATTGGGGCTTGAAATAAGAAGCTAAAGTGTCCTCCCCATGTTGTAGAATGGATTTTAAGCATGACATGTGCAAATTTAGATTAAATGCTAAAAGTGGAGACAAATAAGCAACTTCATGATCAAACAACACGGCCCCACTAGCAGGGAAATCACAAGAAGGAAACACAAGCATTACTCTGGCAGGatgagaagaagatgatgataaaTTCAAATCAGAATCAGGCTCAAGTGTAGTAGTAGTTCCTGGAGGATCAAGAGCAATGGCCACAGCAACCCTCTGCACACCCATCTCAGCATTCTTCACCAGAAcctaaaaagaaattaatgaataaaaaacacaaaatttatcCCAAAAAACAATTCTTTTAACATCGAAGAGATTTAATTCGATAAAGGGGTATCAGAATTGAAGTTAAAGTTTAGAGGAGCGAGTGAGTGTGGATTACCAGTGAACCAGAAGTGACAGAGAGCCTCTTAAGAAGTAAAGTGGAGAGGCCAACAAGGGCAGAATCGTCAAGAGAAGGTAGTTGGGGATGGTGATTCGGGTGGTCGGAGAATCGGAGAATCCCCACAGGTAATTGGAAGAGGGGAATGGTAGTGGCGGTGGCGGTTGCAGGGTCGTTGCTTGGGGAAGAGCTCAACAAGGAATTGATGAGGTGTTTGGTGGAAGAGAGAACGAGAGGCTTCCTCTGTTCCACCATTTTCTTGATCCTTTTTCAGAGAAAATTCCGAAATTGTTACCAATTTCAGCTTCAGTTGTTTATCTCTATGTGGATGATGTTAGGAGCACAAAGAACAAGGAGCTTACTCATGCAGttcttttatcaaaaaattatgCTAGGATAAGAACATTTTAAATACTCATGAAAAAAGGTTCATTTTATTTAGTGAATTATTTTAAAGttctatattataatatatttttaaagttattttgtgttttttatatttaaatgacACATAATACTTAACATAatacattattatttaattaataaaaaaactaatttgatttagattgtatttttttatagactAATTGGAGATATCTTATTTTTTGAGGAGTAAATTAATTctcgaataattttttttggaattatTTTGACTCTTAATTCGGATGTATGtttcttaaaatatatttagttttgATAATAGAATAGGATAAGATattgagaacaaaataaaaaaaattagtattttttattttattaaatgataaattaaaataaattataaaaatttaatttattctatttttttatacaaaaaatttgaaaaacaaaataataataaaaaatataattatataaacctaatgaaaataataaaaaaaataatttgtatttattattaatatctttGTCAGAAATAATACAAAATACGCTAATTTAAGTCTAAAAACACAGCCTCTTATTTCGTCTGCTAAACATTATTTTGTATTTCGCTGTTAAACAAATGCAGTGTGTACAGAAGAACTAGGGCATTTTATGATCAGGATTCTCATTGGATGTGCTGTCATTACATTTTTACATCACTAACTACATATGTGATATTGAATTCAGGTATAAGTTGACAACTGTTATTCTTCCATTTTTTGAACTCTCTTGACTTGACACATACCATTCACCATTCATATATAGCAAACAAGACATTCAGAGAAACCAGgatgccaaaaaaaaaataggcaAGGCCACATTATGTAAACTTCTATTAATCATGTAAAAATTTAAGACGAGATTAGAATACGGGCAATAGCTATCTGcaaactcaaatcaaatcacACTCATAAAATCCAACTTCTTCTGATACACACTCCACAACTGAGGCACCTGCAGCTCATACTTGATCACATACTTCTCCAAGAAACTGTCCTCATCAGGCAACAGCAAAGTGGACAAGCTCAACTTCCTCTTAATCAATCCCTTCATCAACAAAACCTTAGCAACAGAGCACCTAGGTTTAATCCTCTTCTCCAAGCTGAAAAACAGCACCACTGGGCACCTAACAATCATCCCTGAAGGCCAACCCATCTTATTCACCAAGTAATCCATTGTCTTCATTATCTTATCCTCTGAAAGTATCATACAATGTGGGTGCTTCTTGAATGCCGTAAGGATGTCATCATCTGACCAACCCCACCTCTTATAAACCTCGTAACAGCGGTTATATATGGATTTGTTACCTTCACCTGAGAGCACATGAATGGCCAACACAAAAGTTGTCTTTTTTGGATTAAACCCCATTTCTTTAATCTCCTTAGAAAGCTTTGCAAAGTTTTCCTTTTTCTGCATCAATGCCTCCGGGAAATGAGTCAGCAATAGCGTAACACATGATTCAGGAACATCCATCTCTTTTAGGAGATTGAGGTTTGGTACGAGATTCTTCTTGTGATCCTCGAGGAAGACCCAAGATGTGCGCTTCAATGAAGCTGCAACCTTTTCATCAGAAATCAACACACTCTTGAGGAAATTGTAAGAGGGTATGATCTGTTTCTCCAAGCTGCGGGTCAAAAGGGTTGGGTCAGCGGTTAGGGTTCTTGCGAGGTTGGTATTGGAAATCCCAATGGAGAGGAAAAATTGAAACTTTGGCAAGAGGATATCTGGGTTTGCTAAGAGGAGCAATGGGCGTTTTCTGATGAGGTTTGAAATCTGGGTATCTGTGAAACCATGCTCCCTGAGAAGGGTGAGAACAGAGTCTGGTCTTTCAGCAGAAGGAAGGTGAAGCTTTTGGGAAGTAAGAGCAGCTGTGTCTGGAGAGAGACCACAAGAGTCAATCAGGTATGAGATTGTGAAATTGGGGTGGTGAGATTGGACTATGCTGCAGCGGGAGATCATTGGTTTAGGgagtgataatgatgatgatggtatCTGGAAGTTGATTGTGGGATGAAATGTGTCATAGTACAACCTAGGCGTACGGAATTGGATTGCTTTCATGGTATTCACTACTCAGTGGATAAGAGTCTCAGAAAGGAAGTGTGAAGTGTGAAGTGATAGCAAATTAGAAGCTAGCAGAGAAAGGACCCTTTTTTCCTTTGGAGATAGATTTATGGACTTCTGAATATGACCGGAATCAGCATAATCCATTCGTTTAATATCTTAGGAAATTATgctcttctttattttcaaatttaatatgcATTGACTACTGAAAAATTATGTGAtcttaggaaaaaaaaaaaaagtgtgacATCTCATTTATTTGGTAAAATGTGATCTCACATTTTTCAAACATCTAAGATGAATTGGAGACAATTTTTAGTCCCGCCATGGTGACTTTATTCAGTTTATTGTGTTAGTTCACCCAGGAAAATGAAGTACAAACTTATTTAACTAAACCaaacttaatatataactattttattcaaccttaactataaaaatatacaGAGTTCCATCATTCTGTATCAAATTTGAAAGACAATGCTGGCATAGAGAGTAAAAAGACGAGCGTAATCTCTATATCACTGAAGAAAATAATTTGACACAGAAGTCAGAACCAACAAGTTGTGTATAATATGGCTTCTAAGCTTTAGCTAACATCCACTTGTGAGAACCGATATCTCATGTTGATGAAGAGGACGATTTTTTGGATAGTAAAGCATCAAGTGAGGATTGATCAGTCACAGGCGGGCTACAAGTGAAGTTTTGGCATACAAGAGCTACAGCCTTGTTTGCTGCATGGTTATTTTTTGCCATCAGAGCAATGTTG
This portion of the Arachis duranensis cultivar V14167 chromosome 6, aradu.V14167.gnm2.J7QH, whole genome shotgun sequence genome encodes:
- the LOC107492507 gene encoding peroxisome biogenesis protein 6; this encodes MVEQRKPLVLSSTKHLINSLLSSSPSNDPATATATTIPLFQLPVGILRFSDHPNHHPQLPSLDDSALVGLSTLLLKRLSVTSGSLVLVKNAEMGVQRVAVAIALDPPGTTTTLEPDSDLNLSSSSSHPARVMLVFPSCDFPASGAVLFDHEVAYLSPLLAFNLNLHMSCLKSILQHGEDTLASYFKPQFCNEDAAKSSEDYVINVELAPFAQALRFASHLRVSFVKMPECGILESIRESSPIESKERQDMIDLALQKYFEVDRYLSRGDVFGININWKCNSTICIPCNQKSDKKNDSNLIYFKVIAMEPSDEPFLRVNKTSTALVLGGSSPSALPPDLLIAGPEGPVPLQGDTVKILGSILTPTFCPSALSSKFRISVLLYGLAGCGKRTVVRYVARRLGLHVVEYNCHDLMASERKSIALAQAFKTAQRYSPAILLLRHFDVFRDSPSPDGSLNDQRGNTSEVASVIRRFTEPISEHDSNSRGKSNGEFVEKNVEKTSVHQILLIAAADSSEGLPPTIRRCFSHEISMGPLTEEQRTEMLSHSLQSVSGLLSDPDLEGFVKEIVGQTSGFMPRDMCALIADAGANLFPRNDTEMDKHRFEDIDASSSSKMTQEKEKVSPQIPRKEDLMNALERSKKRNASALGTPKVPNVKWEDVGGLEEVKKSILDTVQLPLLHKDLFASGLRKRSGVLLYGPPGTGKTLLAKAVATECSLNFLSVKGPELINMYIGESEKNVRDIFQKARSARPCVIFFDELDSLAPARGASGDSGGVMDRVVSQMLAEIDGLSDSTQDLFIIGASNRPDLIDPALLRPGRFDKLLYVGVNSDASYRERVLKALTRKFKLHEDVSLYSIAKKCPPNFTGADMYALCADAWFHAAKRKVSSTNPESSSQDSEADSVVVEYSDFVQVLVELSPSLSMAELQKYEKLRDQFEGTSK
- the LOC107492508 gene encoding transcription termination factor MTERF9, chloroplastic, which gives rise to MKAIQFRTPRLYYDTFHPTINFQIPSSSLSLPKPMISRCSIVQSHHPNFTISYLIDSCGLSPDTAALTSQKLHLPSAERPDSVLTLLREHGFTDTQISNLIRKRPLLLLANPDILLPKFQFFLSIGISNTNLARTLTADPTLLTRSLEKQIIPSYNFLKSVLISDEKVAASLKRTSWVFLEDHKKNLVPNLNLLKEMDVPESCVTLLLTHFPEALMQKKENFAKLSKEIKEMGFNPKKTTFVLAIHVLSGEGNKSIYNRCYEVYKRWGWSDDDILTAFKKHPHCMILSEDKIMKTMDYLVNKMGWPSGMIVRCPVVLFFSLEKRIKPRCSVAKVLLMKGLIKRKLSLSTLLLPDEDSFLEKYVIKYELQVPQLWSVYQKKLDFMSVI